In a genomic window of Oncorhynchus kisutch isolate 150728-3 linkage group LG9, Okis_V2, whole genome shotgun sequence:
- the LOC109896286 gene encoding myosin-binding protein C, slow-type isoform X1 — protein sequence MPEPTKKDETPNGEKESVATDSSEAPMPTPEISLEVSPPPPEQPVETEGKDPQPIEVIKPVQPEPVENGSKEPEPEAVVVGAKEQVESVNSEVKEEAPSPCSPPLPATVKEEAEPVVTEVNQPPEPVVTVVTPPPPPEPVVTDVTQPPEPVVTVVTPPPPPHPEPVVTEVTQLPEPVVTVVTPQPQPVVTLVTPPPPPPPEPVVTVQVTPPPPPADKDDDATTNIPSPPPPPEDANTAKKLSIELPNDSVHVSAMGRKDSVWSLGEGQAPEDLDKPVDTPPLSSLLIERPQGGSITVGGDISFVAKVEAQDLLRKPTIKWFKGKWMDLASKTGKHLQLKETFDRRTKIHTFEMHIIKAKDNYAGNYRCEVTYKDKFDSCSFDLEVKELEQSQSVDIRSAFKRSSEGHEDAGDLDFSGLLKHRNQREPKQDETPEVDVWEILKSARPDQYEKIAFEYGITDLRGLLKRLKKTKKEEKKSEAFAKKLDPAYQADKGGKIRLVVDLADPTVELKWYKNGQEIRPTPNQRKFIFEQKGTQRILVINNCGLNDDAAYSVAAGEEKCTTELFVKELPVKITKEIEAVKTTVNERIELECEVSEVGAQVKWCKNGVEVSTGPRSRYRVKSDGLKHWLIIDDASKEDTGTFSLMASGGTSEAKVQVELKPLKIIQDLQDMTVLLGQPLKMHCEIFPGNVPGRWYRNGQLIQSNDRINILQRAKNHRLEIVNSTLHDAGDYTFVPEGYSQSLCAKIHIVDPPRVHLESLNFPDNTVTIVAGNKLRVEIPISGEPAPRVVWMKGERVILDSGHRVRAETFPDHTSLTIDIAEKEDTGNYKIVLQNEAGEAGASVKVKVVDIPDPPEVPLVTEVGGDWCSMTWEPPIYDGGSPILGYFIERKKKQSSRWMRLNFDLNKETTFEPKKMIEGVPYEVRVFAVNAIGVSKPSEPSKAFVPLAVTSEPTMLVVDDVTDTTVTMKWRPPDTIGAAGLDGYLVEYCIEGTDDWRVTNKELTEKTKYTITGLPPEAKILVRVRAINAAGASTPRTLQHSILVKEVIEPPKIRIPRHLKQTYTRKVGEAVNLVIPFMGKPRPKVSWLKEGQTVDPTQVTIRNTDCDSIIFIRKAERKHSGKYDMKVEVENHVDTAIVDIQIVDLPGPPQCVKIDEVWGGNVALDWTPPKDNGNAAITGYTIQKADKKTMEWYTCIEHYHRTCITITELVVGNEYYFRIYSENMVGLSEGATQTKDSALIVKEGMQLKNPEYIDHDFKEPPKFTQPLINTFAIAGYNATLNCSVRANPRPKVIWMKNKIAIIDDPRYRMFSNQGVCTLEIRKPSPYDGGMYSCKAINDLGDALVECKLEVKGGFTFSELMQRGVPLHLIDKYMSETKAVEQPEK from the exons ATGCCAGAGCCCACAAAAAAAG ATGAGACACCCAATGGTGAAAAAG AGAGTGTTGCCACAGACAGTAGTGAGGCGCCAATGCCCACACCTGAGATATCCCTCGAGGTCTCACCTCCACCCCCAG AACAACCGGTAGAGACTGAGGGGAAGGATCCACAGCCCATAGAGGTGATTAAGCCTGTACAGCCAGAACCAGTAGAGAATGGGTCtaaagaaccagaaccagaggCGGTTGTGGTCGGGGCTAAAGAGCAAGTCGAGTCTGTGAACTCCGAAGTAAAGGAGGAGGCCCCGTCCCCTTGCTCACCCCCACTGCCTG CAACCGTGAAGGAGGAAGCAGAGCCAGTTGTTACGGAGGTTAACCAACCGCCAGAGCCTGTTGTTACAGTGGTTACCCCGCCCCCACCTCCAGAACCAGTTGTTACGGATGTTACCCAACCGCCAGAGCCTGTTGTTACAGTGgttaccccaccaccaccaccacatccagAACCAGTTGTTACGGAGGTTACCCAACTGCCAGAGCCTGTTGTTACAGTGGTTaccccacaaccacaaccagTTGTTACATTGgttaccccaccaccacccccacctccaGAACCAGTTGTTACGGTGCAGGTtaccccacccccacctccagCAG ATAAAGATGATGACGCTACAACCAACATCCCATCACCACCGCCCCCACCAG AGGATGCCAATACAGCCAAGAAACTGTCTATTGAGCTGCCTA ATGATAGCGTCCATGTGTCAGCCATGGGGAGAAAAGACTCAG TGTGGTCTCTGGGAGAGGGACAGGCTCCAGAGGACCTTGACAAGCCCGTAGACACCCCACCGCTGTCCAGCCTGCTCATAGAAAGACCCCAGGGCGGATCCATCACTGTGG GTGGAGACATCTCCTTTGTTGCCAAGGTGGAGGCCCAAGACCTGCTCCGTAAACCCACCATCAAGTGGTTCAAAGGGAAATGGATGGACCTGGCCAGCAAGACCGGAAAGCACTTGCAACTGAAAGAAACCTTTGACCGACGCACCAAG ATTCACACATTTGAGATGCATATCATCAAGGCCAAAGACAACTATGCTGGAAACTACAGGTGTGAGGTCACCTACAAGGACAAATTTGACAGCTGCTCTTTTGACCTGGAAGTGAAAG AACTGGAACAGTCACAGAGTGTTGATATTCGATCAGCTTTCAAAAGAAG cagtGAAGGACACGAGGATGCAGGGGATCTTGACTTTAGTGGTCTTCTTAAACATAG AAACCAAAG GGAGCCCAAGCAGGATGAGACCCCCGAAGTGGACGTGTGGGAGATCCTGAAATCGGCCAGGCCAGACCAGTACGAGAAAATCGCCTTTGAGTACGGCATAACAGACCTGCGGGGTCTGCTCAAGAGGTTGAAGAAGAccaagaaagaggagaagaagagtgaaG CTTTTGCCAAGAAGTTGGATCCAGCATACCAGGCTGACAAAGGAGGGAAGATCCGCTTAGTGGTGGATCTTGCAGACCCCACAGTAGAGCTGAAATGGTACAAGAACGGCCAGGAGATCCGTCCAACTCCAAA TCAAAGGAA GTTTATCTTTGAGCAAAAGGGCACGCAGCGGATCCTGGTCATCAACAACTGCGGCCTGAATGATGATGCTGCTTATTCCGTAGCTGCGGGAGAAGAGAAGTGCACCACAGAGCTGTTTGTCAAAG AGTTACCAGTGAAGATTACTAAAGAGATTGAGGCGGTGAAAACGACAGTGAACGAGAGGATTGAGTTGGAGTGTGAAGTGTCTGAAGTAGGAGCTCAAGTAAAATG GTGTAAGAATGGCGTGGAGGTATCGACCGGGCCCCGGTCACGCTACCGTGTCAAATCTGACGGGCTGAAACACTGGCTAATCATTGACGATGCCTCAAAGGAGGACACTGGAACCTTCTCCCTAATGGCCTCTGGGGGCACCTCTGAAGCCAAAGTCCAGGTTGAAT TGAAGCCACTGAAGATTATTCAGGATTTGCAGGACATGACAGTGCTTTTGGGCCAGCCACTGAAGATGCACTGTGAGATCTTCCCTGGGAATGTTCCAGGTCGCTGGTACAGGAACGGACAATTGATCCAGTCCAACGACCGCATCAACATCCTGCAAAGAGCCAA GAACCACCGATTAGAAATTGTGAACAGCACCCTTCACGATGCCGGGGATTATACCTTTGTGCCAGAGGGATACTCTCAGAGCCTCTGTGCCAAAATTCATATCGTTG ATCCTCCCAGGGTGCACCTGGAGAGCTTGAACTTCCCTGACAACACAGTGACCATTGTGGCAGGAAATAAACTCCGTGTGGAGATTCCCATCAGTGGAGAACCAGCACCCAGAGTGGtgtggatgaagggagagagg GTAATCCTTGACTCTGGCCACCGTGTGCGAGCTGAAACCTTTCCGGATCACACCAGTCTTACCATCGACATCGCAGAGAAGGAAGACACAGGAAACTACAAGATAGTCCTGCAGAATGAGGCTGGGGAAGCAGGGGCTAGTGTCAAAGTCAAGGTGGTGGATATCCCAGACCCTCCTGAAGTTCCCCTAGTCACGGAGGTGGGAGGAGACTGGTGCTCTATGACATGGGAACCCCCGATCTATGACGGAGGCTCACCCATCTTAG GCTACTTCATCGAAAGGAAGAAGAAGCAGAGTTCCAGATGGATGAGGCTGAACTTTGACCTGAACAAAGAGACCACATTTGAGCCTAAAAAGATGATTGAGGGTGTCCCATACGAGGTGCGCGTCTTTGCTGTGAATGCCATCGGCGTGTCCAAACCCAGCGAGCCATCCAAAGCCTTTGTGCCCCTGG cTGTGACCAGCGAGCCCACCATGCTGGTGGTGGATGATGTCACAGACACCACGGTGACCATGAAGTGGCGTCCCCCAGACACCATTGGAGCTGCAGGCTTAGACGGCTACCTGGTGGAGTATTGCATCGAAGGAA CTGATGACTGGAGAGTAACCAATAAGGAGCTGACAGAGAAGACTAAGTACACCATCACTGGTCTCCCTCCAGAGGCTAAGATCCTGGTAAGGGTAAGGGCCATCAATGCTGCCGGCGCCAGCACTCCCAGAACACTTCAGCACTCTATCCTGGTCAAAGAGGTCATCG AACCACCTAAGATCCGCATCCCCCGTCACTTGAAACAGACGTACACTCGTAAAGTCGGAGAAGCCGTCAATCTCGTTATTCCATTCATG GGAAAGCCCAGGCCAAAGGTGAGCTGGCTGAAGGAGGGTCAGACGGTGGACCCCACGCAGGTCACTATCCGCAACACAGACTGTGACAGCATCATCTTCATCCGCAAAGCAGAGAGGAAGCACTCTGGGAAGTACGATAtgaaggtggaggtggagaacCACGTGGACACGGCCATCGTAGACATCCAGATAGTAG ACCTCCCAGGGCCTCCACAGTGTGTGAAGATAGATGAGGTCTGGGGGGGGAACGTGGCTCTGGACTGGACCCCTCCAAAGGACAATGGCAACGCCGCCATTACAGGCTACACCATCCAGAAAGCAGACAAGAAGACCATG GAGTGGTACACGTGTATTGAGCACTACCACCGCACCTGCATCACCATCACCGAGCTGGTGGTGGGGAATGAGTACTACTTCAGAATCTACTCTGAGAACATGGTGGGTCTGAGCGAGGGTGCCACCCAGACCAAGGACAGCGCCCTCATTGTTAAAGAAG GCATGCAACTGAAGAACCCCGAGTACATCGACCACGACTTCAAAGAGCCTCCCAAGTTCACCCAGCCCCTCATCAACACCTTTGCCATCGCTGGTTACAATGCCACCCTCAACTGCAGCGTCCGTGCCAACCCACGG CCCAAAGTGATTTGGATGAAGAATAAGATAGCCATCATTGACGACCCGCGCTACCGCATGTTTAGCAACCAAGGGGTCTGCACCCTGGAGATCCGGAAACCCAGTCCCTACGACGGGGGCATGTACTCCTGCAAGGCCATTAATGACCTGGGTGATGCACTAGTGGAGTGTAAGCTGGAGGTTAAAG gGGGCTTTACCTTCTCTGAGCTCATGCAGCGTGGAGTGCCTTTACACCTGATCGATAAGTACATGAGCGAGACCAAGgccgtggagcagccagagaagtAG
- the LOC109896286 gene encoding myosin-binding protein C, slow-type isoform X5: protein MPEPTKKDETPNGEKESVATDSSEAPMPTPEISLEVSPPPPEQPVETEGKDPQPIEVIKPVQPEPVENGSKEPEPEAVVVGAKEQVESVNSEVKEEAPSPCSPPLPATVKEEAEPVVTEVNQPPEPVVTVVTPPPPPEPVVTDVTQPPEPVVTVVTPPPPPHPEPVVTEVTQLPEPVVTVVTPQPQPVVTLVTPPPPPPPEPVVTVQVTPPPPPADKDDDATTNIPSPPPPPEDANTAKKLSIELPMWSLGEGQAPEDLDKPVDTPPLSSLLIERPQGGSITVGGDISFVAKVEAQDLLRKPTIKWFKGKWMDLASKTGKHLQLKETFDRRTKIHTFEMHIIKAKDNYAGNYRCEVTYKDKFDSCSFDLEVKELEQSQSVDIRSAFKRSSEGHEDAGDLDFSGLLKHRNQREPKQDETPEVDVWEILKSARPDQYEKIAFEYGITDLRGLLKRLKKTKKEEKKSEAFAKKLDPAYQADKGGKIRLVVDLADPTVELKWYKNGQEIRPTPNQRKFIFEQKGTQRILVINNCGLNDDAAYSVAAGEEKCTTELFVKELPVKITKEIEAVKTTVNERIELECEVSEVGAQVKWCKNGVEVSTGPRSRYRVKSDGLKHWLIIDDASKEDTGTFSLMASGGTSEAKVQVELKPLKIIQDLQDMTVLLGQPLKMHCEIFPGNVPGRWYRNGQLIQSNDRINILQRAKNHRLEIVNSTLHDAGDYTFVPEGYSQSLCAKIHIVDPPRVHLESLNFPDNTVTIVAGNKLRVEIPISGEPAPRVVWMKGERVILDSGHRVRAETFPDHTSLTIDIAEKEDTGNYKIVLQNEAGEAGASVKVKVVDIPDPPEVPLVTEVGGDWCSMTWEPPIYDGGSPILGYFIERKKKQSSRWMRLNFDLNKETTFEPKKMIEGVPYEVRVFAVNAIGVSKPSEPSKAFVPLAVTSEPTMLVVDDVTDTTVTMKWRPPDTIGAAGLDGYLVEYCIEGTDDWRVTNKELTEKTKYTITGLPPEAKILVRVRAINAAGASTPRTLQHSILVKEVIEPPKIRIPRHLKQTYTRKVGEAVNLVIPFMGKPRPKVSWLKEGQTVDPTQVTIRNTDCDSIIFIRKAERKHSGKYDMKVEVENHVDTAIVDIQIVDLPGPPQCVKIDEVWGGNVALDWTPPKDNGNAAITGYTIQKADKKTMEWYTCIEHYHRTCITITELVVGNEYYFRIYSENMVGLSEGATQTKDSALIVKEGMQLKNPEYIDHDFKEPPKFTQPLINTFAIAGYNATLNCSVRANPRPKVIWMKNKIAIIDDPRYRMFSNQGVCTLEIRKPSPYDGGMYSCKAINDLGDALVECKLEVKGGFTFSELMQRGVPLHLIDKYMSETKAVEQPEK, encoded by the exons ATGCCAGAGCCCACAAAAAAAG ATGAGACACCCAATGGTGAAAAAG AGAGTGTTGCCACAGACAGTAGTGAGGCGCCAATGCCCACACCTGAGATATCCCTCGAGGTCTCACCTCCACCCCCAG AACAACCGGTAGAGACTGAGGGGAAGGATCCACAGCCCATAGAGGTGATTAAGCCTGTACAGCCAGAACCAGTAGAGAATGGGTCtaaagaaccagaaccagaggCGGTTGTGGTCGGGGCTAAAGAGCAAGTCGAGTCTGTGAACTCCGAAGTAAAGGAGGAGGCCCCGTCCCCTTGCTCACCCCCACTGCCTG CAACCGTGAAGGAGGAAGCAGAGCCAGTTGTTACGGAGGTTAACCAACCGCCAGAGCCTGTTGTTACAGTGGTTACCCCGCCCCCACCTCCAGAACCAGTTGTTACGGATGTTACCCAACCGCCAGAGCCTGTTGTTACAGTGgttaccccaccaccaccaccacatccagAACCAGTTGTTACGGAGGTTACCCAACTGCCAGAGCCTGTTGTTACAGTGGTTaccccacaaccacaaccagTTGTTACATTGgttaccccaccaccacccccacctccaGAACCAGTTGTTACGGTGCAGGTtaccccacccccacctccagCAG ATAAAGATGATGACGCTACAACCAACATCCCATCACCACCGCCCCCACCAG AGGATGCCAATACAGCCAAGAAACTGTCTATTGAGCTGCCTA TGTGGTCTCTGGGAGAGGGACAGGCTCCAGAGGACCTTGACAAGCCCGTAGACACCCCACCGCTGTCCAGCCTGCTCATAGAAAGACCCCAGGGCGGATCCATCACTGTGG GTGGAGACATCTCCTTTGTTGCCAAGGTGGAGGCCCAAGACCTGCTCCGTAAACCCACCATCAAGTGGTTCAAAGGGAAATGGATGGACCTGGCCAGCAAGACCGGAAAGCACTTGCAACTGAAAGAAACCTTTGACCGACGCACCAAG ATTCACACATTTGAGATGCATATCATCAAGGCCAAAGACAACTATGCTGGAAACTACAGGTGTGAGGTCACCTACAAGGACAAATTTGACAGCTGCTCTTTTGACCTGGAAGTGAAAG AACTGGAACAGTCACAGAGTGTTGATATTCGATCAGCTTTCAAAAGAAG cagtGAAGGACACGAGGATGCAGGGGATCTTGACTTTAGTGGTCTTCTTAAACATAG AAACCAAAG GGAGCCCAAGCAGGATGAGACCCCCGAAGTGGACGTGTGGGAGATCCTGAAATCGGCCAGGCCAGACCAGTACGAGAAAATCGCCTTTGAGTACGGCATAACAGACCTGCGGGGTCTGCTCAAGAGGTTGAAGAAGAccaagaaagaggagaagaagagtgaaG CTTTTGCCAAGAAGTTGGATCCAGCATACCAGGCTGACAAAGGAGGGAAGATCCGCTTAGTGGTGGATCTTGCAGACCCCACAGTAGAGCTGAAATGGTACAAGAACGGCCAGGAGATCCGTCCAACTCCAAA TCAAAGGAA GTTTATCTTTGAGCAAAAGGGCACGCAGCGGATCCTGGTCATCAACAACTGCGGCCTGAATGATGATGCTGCTTATTCCGTAGCTGCGGGAGAAGAGAAGTGCACCACAGAGCTGTTTGTCAAAG AGTTACCAGTGAAGATTACTAAAGAGATTGAGGCGGTGAAAACGACAGTGAACGAGAGGATTGAGTTGGAGTGTGAAGTGTCTGAAGTAGGAGCTCAAGTAAAATG GTGTAAGAATGGCGTGGAGGTATCGACCGGGCCCCGGTCACGCTACCGTGTCAAATCTGACGGGCTGAAACACTGGCTAATCATTGACGATGCCTCAAAGGAGGACACTGGAACCTTCTCCCTAATGGCCTCTGGGGGCACCTCTGAAGCCAAAGTCCAGGTTGAAT TGAAGCCACTGAAGATTATTCAGGATTTGCAGGACATGACAGTGCTTTTGGGCCAGCCACTGAAGATGCACTGTGAGATCTTCCCTGGGAATGTTCCAGGTCGCTGGTACAGGAACGGACAATTGATCCAGTCCAACGACCGCATCAACATCCTGCAAAGAGCCAA GAACCACCGATTAGAAATTGTGAACAGCACCCTTCACGATGCCGGGGATTATACCTTTGTGCCAGAGGGATACTCTCAGAGCCTCTGTGCCAAAATTCATATCGTTG ATCCTCCCAGGGTGCACCTGGAGAGCTTGAACTTCCCTGACAACACAGTGACCATTGTGGCAGGAAATAAACTCCGTGTGGAGATTCCCATCAGTGGAGAACCAGCACCCAGAGTGGtgtggatgaagggagagagg GTAATCCTTGACTCTGGCCACCGTGTGCGAGCTGAAACCTTTCCGGATCACACCAGTCTTACCATCGACATCGCAGAGAAGGAAGACACAGGAAACTACAAGATAGTCCTGCAGAATGAGGCTGGGGAAGCAGGGGCTAGTGTCAAAGTCAAGGTGGTGGATATCCCAGACCCTCCTGAAGTTCCCCTAGTCACGGAGGTGGGAGGAGACTGGTGCTCTATGACATGGGAACCCCCGATCTATGACGGAGGCTCACCCATCTTAG GCTACTTCATCGAAAGGAAGAAGAAGCAGAGTTCCAGATGGATGAGGCTGAACTTTGACCTGAACAAAGAGACCACATTTGAGCCTAAAAAGATGATTGAGGGTGTCCCATACGAGGTGCGCGTCTTTGCTGTGAATGCCATCGGCGTGTCCAAACCCAGCGAGCCATCCAAAGCCTTTGTGCCCCTGG cTGTGACCAGCGAGCCCACCATGCTGGTGGTGGATGATGTCACAGACACCACGGTGACCATGAAGTGGCGTCCCCCAGACACCATTGGAGCTGCAGGCTTAGACGGCTACCTGGTGGAGTATTGCATCGAAGGAA CTGATGACTGGAGAGTAACCAATAAGGAGCTGACAGAGAAGACTAAGTACACCATCACTGGTCTCCCTCCAGAGGCTAAGATCCTGGTAAGGGTAAGGGCCATCAATGCTGCCGGCGCCAGCACTCCCAGAACACTTCAGCACTCTATCCTGGTCAAAGAGGTCATCG AACCACCTAAGATCCGCATCCCCCGTCACTTGAAACAGACGTACACTCGTAAAGTCGGAGAAGCCGTCAATCTCGTTATTCCATTCATG GGAAAGCCCAGGCCAAAGGTGAGCTGGCTGAAGGAGGGTCAGACGGTGGACCCCACGCAGGTCACTATCCGCAACACAGACTGTGACAGCATCATCTTCATCCGCAAAGCAGAGAGGAAGCACTCTGGGAAGTACGATAtgaaggtggaggtggagaacCACGTGGACACGGCCATCGTAGACATCCAGATAGTAG ACCTCCCAGGGCCTCCACAGTGTGTGAAGATAGATGAGGTCTGGGGGGGGAACGTGGCTCTGGACTGGACCCCTCCAAAGGACAATGGCAACGCCGCCATTACAGGCTACACCATCCAGAAAGCAGACAAGAAGACCATG GAGTGGTACACGTGTATTGAGCACTACCACCGCACCTGCATCACCATCACCGAGCTGGTGGTGGGGAATGAGTACTACTTCAGAATCTACTCTGAGAACATGGTGGGTCTGAGCGAGGGTGCCACCCAGACCAAGGACAGCGCCCTCATTGTTAAAGAAG GCATGCAACTGAAGAACCCCGAGTACATCGACCACGACTTCAAAGAGCCTCCCAAGTTCACCCAGCCCCTCATCAACACCTTTGCCATCGCTGGTTACAATGCCACCCTCAACTGCAGCGTCCGTGCCAACCCACGG CCCAAAGTGATTTGGATGAAGAATAAGATAGCCATCATTGACGACCCGCGCTACCGCATGTTTAGCAACCAAGGGGTCTGCACCCTGGAGATCCGGAAACCCAGTCCCTACGACGGGGGCATGTACTCCTGCAAGGCCATTAATGACCTGGGTGATGCACTAGTGGAGTGTAAGCTGGAGGTTAAAG gGGGCTTTACCTTCTCTGAGCTCATGCAGCGTGGAGTGCCTTTACACCTGATCGATAAGTACATGAGCGAGACCAAGgccgtggagcagccagagaagtAG